The segment ATACGGCATACGTGGGAAAGGATTCGGCAATTCCACATCCATCGTCTTCTTGAACACGCTGCGTATCATCTCTTCCATCGTACCCATGATTTGATCTTCGTTAAGAAACGAGGTTTCAATATCGAGCTGGGTAAATTCCGGTTGGCGATCGGCGCGCAGATCTTCGTCACGGAAGCAACGGACGATCTGATAGTAACGATCCATGCCTGCCACCATTAACAACTGTTTGAAGATTTGTGGCGACTGTGGCAGTGCAAAAAATGAATTCTTGTGGGTACGGCTCGGCACCAGGTAATCACGCGCGCCTTCAGGCGTCGCCTTGGTCAACATAGGGGTTTCCATATCGAAGAAACCTTGCTCATCCAGATAATTGCGCAGATAGCGAGTCACTTGAGAACGGAATTTCATACGTTCCAGCATTTCGGGACGACGCAGATCGATATAGCGATAGCGCAGGCGATGTTCTTCGGAGACATCTTCGTCGTCTATCTGGAACGGAGGCGTTGCCGAGGCATTGAGAATTTCGAGAGTCTTGCCCAGAATTTCCACTTTACCGGAACGCAGATTTTCGTTGATCGTGCCTTCGGGACGATGTCTAACCTTTCCAGTAATGCGTAATACGTATTCGCTGCGTACCCGCTCTGCAGTGGAAAATACATCGGGAACATCGGGATCGAACACGACCTGTACCAGACCTTCGCGGTCACGCATATCGAGAAAGATCACCCCACCATGGTCACGGCGGCGGTGGACCCATCCACTTAGTTCGACGATTTCATCGATCAACGACTCGTTGACCTCACCACAGTAATGGCTGCGCATGGACTCTCATCCTGTTGTGTTATTGTGCTAAAAATAAAAAACATGGCCGGGACACATCTGCCCCGACCACTTCTGTTGTCAAATTTATCCGGCTAATCCCCTGAAGCCTTGCTCGAGGAGGACGCCGAAGACTTACTGTCCGAGCTTTTGCTTTCGGAGCTCTTGCTCTCGGTACTTTTGCTCTTGTCTCCGGCAATATTCTTTTTACTGCCGCTCTTGAAATCCGTCTCGTACCAGCCGCCACCTTTGAGGCGAAAACCGGCCGCAGATATCAATTTTTTCAGGGCCGCGTCGCCACACTCGGGGCAATCGACCAACGGTGCATCACTCATCTTCTGGATGGCCTCCAGAGTGTGACCACATTTTTTGCATTCGTACTCGTAAATTGGCATTGCTAAACTCTCACCAACGTATAACCATAAAACATAAGCAAAACAACCGGTTAATATCCGCTCCAAGCAGTTTTCCGAGGGATATCAAGCCAAACCTCTGCCATCCAGGGGCGCGCATTATACTACATTTAGGCATAATCGCACGAAGCCCATAAAATCACGGATTTCGTATAGAATGGGGCCTGAATCAGCAAGAACAAGTCCTATCCATATGCCACAAACCTCGCCTTCGTCTCAGCCCGGAGACTTGAATACATTACGCACCCTACTCCCCTACCTATGGGTCTATAAGTGGCGGGTCATTATCGCTATGGGTCTACTCATTGTTGCCAAGCTGGCCACGGTAGGCGTACCTCTGATCTTGAAGGATATCGTCGATAGCCTGGACACCACCCAGACCACCCTGATTGTTTTACCCCTGGCCTTATTGCTGGCCTATGGTGGCTTGCGCCTGACCAGTACCCTCTTCGGTGAATTACGCGATGTCGTGTTCGTCAATGTCACCCAGCGCGCCGTGCGCCAGGTCGCACTCCAGGTCTTTCGTCATCTTCATTCCCTTTCCTTGCGTTTCCACCTTGAACGCCAGACCGGAGGGGTGTCGCGCGACATCGAAAGAGGAACACGCGGCATTACCTTTCTGATGAACTTCATGCTGTTCAATATCCTGCCTACCATCGCCGAGATTCTCCTCGTCACCGTCATTTTGTTTGTGAAGTACGATGCCTGGTTCGCTGTGATCACCCTGACGACGATTGCCTTGTATGTTGCCTGGTCTATTGGCGCAACCGAGTGGCGCATCCGTATTCGCCGCGTCATGAATGAACTCGATTCCAAAGCCAATACCCGCGCCATCGACAGCCTGCTCAATTATGAAACGGTGAAGTATTTCAATAATGAAGAATTTGAGGCCGGACGCTATGACCGGAACATGCAGGAGCTGGAAGGGGCCGCAATCAAAAATCAGTATGCGCTGTCGGTTTTGAATTTCGGTCAAGGCGCGATTATTGCGATCGGCATGACCTTGCTGATGATACTTGCCTCTCAACGCGTCGTTGAAGGGGTAATGACTATGGGTGACCTGGTGCTGGTCAATGCCTTTCTGCTGCAACTATATATGCCGCTCGGATTTCTTGGCTTTGTGTATCGCGAAATCAAACACTCACTGGCAGACATGGAAAAGATGTTCAGCCTGTTGTACAAAAACCGCGAAATCCAGGACAGTCCTGATGCGCAGGCGATAGTGGTCAAGGGTGGTCGACTTAATTTTGAACAGGTAAGTTTTAGTTATGAACAGGAACGACAGATTCTTCAAGACGTCAGCTTTACTATCGAACCGGGACAAAAACTGGCCGTTGTAGGTTCGAGTGGCGCGGGAAAATCCACCTTGTCCCGTTTATTATTTCGCTTTTACGAAATCGACAGCGGCAGTATCCAAATTGATGGGCAGGATATTCGTCAAGTCACTCAGGACAGCTTACGCAGTTGCATTGGCATCGTGCCGCAAGACACCGTGCTGTTCAATGACACCATTTTCTACAACATTCATTATGCAAAACCGGATGCCAGCGCCGAGGAAGTCTACCAGGCAGCGCGTATGGCACATATCCATGATTTTATCACTAGCCTGCCTGCGGCTTACGACACGCTGGTTGGTGAACGCGGACTCAAACTTTCCGGTGGTGAAAAACAACGCGTTGCCATAGCGCGCACCATATTGAAAAACCCGCGCATACTCATCTTCGATGAAGCCACCTCAGCACTGGATTCAAAATCAGAGAAGGCCATACTCAAGGCATTGAAAGAGATTGCCGAAAATCATACCACCCTGGTCATCGCTCACAGGCTTTCTACGATCATAGACGCCGACACCATACTGGTAATGGAGAACGGCCGCATTGTCGAAAGCGGCAGTCACAAGCAATTACTCGACAAAGGTGAACAGTATGCACAGATGTGGGCCTTGCAACAGGAAAAAAAACACACCTCCGAATTAACGTAATCGACTACGACACCCAAGGTTTTGAACCTAATCTCTCCGTAAAATTTTTTCCACGCGAGCCGCATGTTCCAATAATTGGTAATCGCTAAAACGACGACCATGTAATTGCATTCCGACAGGAAATCCGTCAGGCGTTTCTTTGGCGTGCGCAATCGCAACCGGGTGTCCGAATAGCGCAAAGCTACAGTTTAGCAGCGCCAGCGGCTCAGCGTAGGGTACGGGCACTCCGTTCACTGTCAGATCTGAACCTGTTTTACATAGAGGCATGCCCTTAATGCCGCTCACCGGCGTCAACAACAAATCCGCGCTTTCAAGAAAACGATCGAAGTCAGCCATGAAATGTTTGCGCCGCTCCAGGGCCGACAAATATTCCCGATGTGACATCGCCATGCCATCGCCGATGGCACTGGAAAAGAGATGTCGGCTGTAACGTCTTTCAAAGAATGCACGGTACATGGGCTTTAGAAAACGCGGCATGTAAAGCGGCGAAGATGCCTTCAACTCATATCCGCAAATCAAACTCCACAAGCGCAAGGCTTCTTCGAAATCTATCCCCGACTCTGCATTTACAATTTCAATGCCCGCATCCTTTAGCTTTGCGATCGCCGCTTGTATAGAATCAAGCACTGCTCTCTCTACACGCACACCTGGAAATTCAGTTTGCACCAGAATACGCTTTAGCGGTGAAAGTGCCTCGGGCGGTTTCAGGTCGCTAATAACACTAAATACCAGCTTTAGATCTTCATAGTTGCGCGCCATAGGGCCAGCAGTAAGCAGACTTTTTGTCGGTCTGCTCATCGGTACTGCCATATGTCCTTCTAGTGAAATCGTGCCTTCGGTAGGACGCAATGTTTTGACACCACAAAAAGCGGCAGGCACACGCAATGATCCCGCAATATCGCTACCAACTTCAAACGGGACTATACCTGCTGCCAATGCTGCGGCAGATCCGCCAGAACTTCCACCAGGACTAAAAGCGGAGTGACTGGGGTGTCGCGTCTGACCATAGCGCGGATGACGCGCCTGCCAATCGAAAGACATAGCAGGTAAATTGGTCTTGCCGATTATGATTGCACCTGCATTCTGCAATCGCGTGACAACTTCTGCATTCTGTTTGCACCGATAACGTATCGGCATACCAAAAGTAGTGGGTATATGTGTCGTGGCAAAGGTGTCTTTTATTGTGACGGGGATTCCGTGCAACGGCCCCCGATAGGAATCGCGTATCTGCCTGTCTGCGATAGCAGCGGATGCCTGCGCATGTTTCCGATTCAACGCGACGACGGAATTGAGTTCTTTATGTTCTTCAATACGTGTGAATGTTCGTTCGAGCAGTTCGGAAGGACTCATACGTTGCTCGTGTATGTGTGACGCCAATTCTGTCAAGGTTTCCATGATAGTGACTCTTGCACTTGGCAGAATATAAGTACACTAACTCCAACAGTCGTTCAACAAAAACTTTACGGCAGTATGTACTGTTAGTAGAGTACCCATATGAAGTTAGAGGACGTAAAACGAGAGCTACGTAAAACTGCTGACGAGAAAATCGCTACGCACGCCTTGCGCTTTTTCAAAACCGGCAAGGGTGAATACGGTGAAGGCGACACATTTATTGGCGTGCGCGTACCGCAAATCCGCGCATTGGCGAAAAAGGCTAAATCTTTATCTGATCAAGAAGCGGAAACCTTAATCCAATCACCCATACACGAAGAACGCATGTTGGGCTTGTTTATCTGGCGCCATCAATTTGACAAAGGA is part of the Gammaproteobacteria bacterium genome and harbors:
- a CDS encoding ABC transporter ATP-binding protein/permease; its protein translation is MPQTSPSSQPGDLNTLRTLLPYLWVYKWRVIIAMGLLIVAKLATVGVPLILKDIVDSLDTTQTTLIVLPLALLLAYGGLRLTSTLFGELRDVVFVNVTQRAVRQVALQVFRHLHSLSLRFHLERQTGGVSRDIERGTRGITFLMNFMLFNILPTIAEILLVTVILFVKYDAWFAVITLTTIALYVAWSIGATEWRIRIRRVMNELDSKANTRAIDSLLNYETVKYFNNEEFEAGRYDRNMQELEGAAIKNQYALSVLNFGQGAIIAIGMTLLMILASQRVVEGVMTMGDLVLVNAFLLQLYMPLGFLGFVYREIKHSLADMEKMFSLLYKNREIQDSPDAQAIVVKGGRLNFEQVSFSYEQERQILQDVSFTIEPGQKLAVVGSSGAGKSTLSRLLFRFYEIDSGSIQIDGQDIRQVTQDSLRSCIGIVPQDTVLFNDTIFYNIHYAKPDASAEEVYQAARMAHIHDFITSLPAAYDTLVGERGLKLSGGEKQRVAIARTILKNPRILIFDEATSALDSKSEKAILKALKEIAENHTTLVIAHRLSTIIDADTILVMENGRIVESGSHKQLLDKGEQYAQMWALQQEKKHTSELT
- a CDS encoding amidase, which translates into the protein METLTELASHIHEQRMSPSELLERTFTRIEEHKELNSVVALNRKHAQASAAIADRQIRDSYRGPLHGIPVTIKDTFATTHIPTTFGMPIRYRCKQNAEVVTRLQNAGAIIIGKTNLPAMSFDWQARHPRYGQTRHPSHSAFSPGGSSGGSAAALAAGIVPFEVGSDIAGSLRVPAAFCGVKTLRPTEGTISLEGHMAVPMSRPTKSLLTAGPMARNYEDLKLVFSVISDLKPPEALSPLKRILVQTEFPGVRVERAVLDSIQAAIAKLKDAGIEIVNAESGIDFEEALRLWSLICGYELKASSPLYMPRFLKPMYRAFFERRYSRHLFSSAIGDGMAMSHREYLSALERRKHFMADFDRFLESADLLLTPVSGIKGMPLCKTGSDLTVNGVPVPYAEPLALLNCSFALFGHPVAIAHAKETPDGFPVGMQLHGRRFSDYQLLEHAARVEKILRRD
- a CDS encoding zinc ribbon domain-containing protein, producing the protein MPIYEYECKKCGHTLEAIQKMSDAPLVDCPECGDAALKKLISAAGFRLKGGGWYETDFKSGSKKNIAGDKSKSTESKSSESKSSDSKSSASSSSKASGD